GCCTGGGCCTCGGGCTCGTCGGCCCAGCGGCTGGCGCGGGGGCGGTGGGCGTGGGCGATGTGCACGGTGGACGCGAGGTAGCTGTGGAACTCCTGCAAACGCGCAAAGCCGTAGGCGTCGGCGGGCGCCAGGCGCGCTGCGGGAAAGCTCTGCGCCACATAGGCCAGCAGTGCAGGCGTTTCGGTCAGGGTGCCTTGCGGCGTGGCCAGCGCGGGCACGCGGCCCTTGGGGTTCACCGCCAGGTATTCGGGCGTGCGTTGCTGGCCGGCCGAGAAGTCCACGCGCACCAGGTCGTAGGGGGCGCCCGCTTCTTCCAGAGCGATGCGAACGGCCTGCGCGCAGGTGCCGGGGGTGTAGTACAGCGTGAGTTGGGTCATGGTTAATATGCTATGAA
Above is a window of Acidovorax sp. KKS102 DNA encoding:
- a CDS encoding glutathione S-transferase family protein — protein: MTQLTLYYTPGTCAQAVRIALEEAGAPYDLVRVDFSAGQQRTPEYLAVNPKGRVPALATPQGTLTETPALLAYVAQSFPAARLAPADAYGFARLQEFHSYLASTVHIAHAHRPRASRWADEPEAQAAMQRKVPQNMTDCFNLIESHYLPNADQGPWVMGEQYTVADGYLFTIGTWLHSDGVDITQFPKVFAHTQRMLQRPAVQRAMA